Within the Thalassotalea ponticola genome, the region TAGACGGTGGGATAATTTGCCCTAAGGTTCCCGTCGCACAAATGACTCCGGTTGCGTAGGACTGCTGATAACCTCTGTTTAGCATGGTCGGTAGACTAAGTAAGCCCATAGTAACCACCGTTGCTCCAACAATGCCCGTACTCGCCGCCAATAACATCCCCACTAGCACAACCGAGATTGCTAAGCCGCCGCGAAACTGGCCGAACAACGACGCCATTGAGGTTAATAATTGTTCGGCGATTTTGGCTCGCTCCAGTACTACGCCCATAAACACAAACAGAGGAACAGCCAACAGGGTTTGATTCGTTAGAATACCGTAGTAGCGAGAGGGTAAGGCAGTTAAAAAGGCGTAATCGAAAGCGCCAAATAGAGTCGCGACAGCGGCAAATAACAATGCCGTACCGGCCAGTGAAAAGGCCACTGGATAGCCAAGTAACAACACTAAGCAAACGCAGACAAACATTAATAAAGCAAGGTATTCCATTAGCTTGCCTCCCCTTGCTGATGTTGTTTTGACTGGGCTAAAACGATAATGTTGCGCCCTATTTCAGCTAACCCTTGAACAAACAGGGTGATCACTAATAACCAAATCAGGGTTTTATTTAAGTAAACAGCGGCGAGCCCACCTGGCTCTTTTGAACTTTCTAACAATTGCCAAGAAAGCAAGACGTAATCGAGGCTGACATAAAAAATAAACAGGCAAACCGGCATCAGTAAAAACACGGTCCCAAGAAGGTTTACCCAGGCTTTACCGCGCACACTAAAGCGCTGGTAGAAGATATCAACACGCACGTGTTCATTGTGCTTTAAGGTGAATGCCGCCCCCAACATAAACACACAACCGTGGGCGTATAAGACGAGTTCTTGCAGGGCTATAGAGCCTATACTAAAACCGTAGCGCAGCATTACGATGGCAAAGCTGACTAGCACCACAAACAAGGTTAACCACGCAACACCGCGACCCGTGATTTCACTGCAACGGTCGGCAATAGCCACAGCGCGCGCCAGTACATCTAACTTCATTATCTATTTCATTTATTATCGTTATTATTGATGACCCTTATAGATAACAAATTTTTTACAGTTAGACCATATTTAATGTACCAAACGCGACAGTAACCGCACCTGCTGCATTGCACGAGAGCGGCGTGGCTCAATCTGAGTTGGTTGCTCTGTGTGAGGGACGTTTGCTATTAACAAAGAAAAACGGCGCGTTTTTAACCTTGCGTATTGCCGTTGATAAAAGGCTTTTGCCAGAGCAAAGGCGCAAAGCCTAAATCTGATACCGCGCGCCTCAGATATTGACGGCCCGGCACACGCTTATAGCGCGAATAAACGTGCGATAAGCAATGGTGACGGTTGCAGACTATCACCGGCAACTTAATAATCAACAAAAGATAAAGTTAGCGCTTACTACCACCTAAACAATCAGGTGAATTAGGCACCGCAGTAGCCGCCATATTTTGCCATTGCTCAAGAGTATAGGTGTGCATAGCTAGGGCGTGGATGGCATGAGCAAGCTCGTCACTTAGCACCTCATTCACTTGGCGGTGACGCGCCAACAAACGCTGTCCGTCAAACTTATCCGAAACAATAATCACTTTAAAATGCGATTCACTTCCCGCAGGAACGTTGTGCATAGAACTTTCGTTAATAACCTGTAAGTGATGGGGCTGAAAATACTGTTGTAGCTTAGTTTCGATAATCGATTGTACACTCATGTCGTTACTTCTCTATATTCGGATTGTGCCTTATTTAGTTAACTTGGCATCAATAAAGCGAAAGGTTAAATTAATACGCCCTGACATCGGCCGTCGCGATTTAGGCACTGCGTGTTGCCACTGTTGTTGCAACGCGCCACGCATAATTAATAGGCTCCCAGATTTTAAAGCCAATTGATGCTTTTCACCAGTGATATTGTGACGCAGGCAAAAGCTGCGTTCACAACCGAAACTCAGTGATGCAATAACGGGTTGTTGCCCCAGTTCTTTTTCGTTGTCACTGTGCCACCCCATTGAATCTTGTTGATGTCGATAAAAATTGGCCAACACCGAATTAAAGCGCTGGTTCGCTACCTGCTGGCAGTGATATTTTAATCCAGATAACAACCAATGCCACGGCTGTGGCTGCAAGGCAACCTGAGAATAGCGATAAACCGCATCTGCATCACCATACCAGGCCTGTAATCTGGGAATGGTGACCATTTTACCAAACAGCTTTATTTGTCCTTGATGCCAACTGAGTTGCTCTTCTAGCGCAGTGAACAAGTGGGGGGCAAGGCGATGTAAAAAATTGGGATAGTAAATGAGTTGCCCATCAATAAGGGCTAACCTATCGCTTAAATCAGGTTCAATACTGACAAGCTTTTGCTCACTATCTATAGTTAAATGGTCTGAGGTTTGCGATAATGCACTCATCACTTATATTCCTATTTACACCGTTGACGTCTGCTCATGCTAAGCCCATTTATTGTTGATGATAAACCACTTCACTTAGAACGCTATCCGCTAGCGCAAGTTAATCGAAGCCTGCAGGCTTGGGATGCCGCTGATGAGTATATCATTAGCTATCTCAGTGAGCAGAACCTTTTACAACAGCCGTTATCCATAGTTATTTTTAACGACCAGTTTGGTGCTCTGACAACGAGCTTATATCAACACAAAATACAGGCGGTTAATGATTCCTTTATCTCGCAACAGGGCATTACCTATAACTTAGAACAAAATGGCTTGGTTCAATCAACTATCCGCTTGCTCTCTAGTGTTGACTCAATCGACAGGCCAGTTGATCTCATTTTATTAAAAATTCCTAAAACGAACAGTTATCTAGAATATCAGCTGCAGCAAATACAACGAATTGCCAGTCCCAAAACTAAGGTGATCAGTGCCGCTCGAGCCAAAGACATCCACAGTTCGACGTTAAAGTTGTTTGAGCAACACTTAGGTCCAACGACAACGTCGTTGGCCGTGAAAAAAGCAAGATTAGTGTTCAGTAGCATCGAACCTAGTCGCAAACAAGACACTAGCCATAACAAAGTATGGCAACTCGATGGAACGTCAATGATGATTAACAACTTAGCCAACGTGTTTTCACGTGACAGAGTGGATATTGGCGGAGCTTTTTTATTACAGCACTTAGACGCTGTCCCAGCCGGTAGTAAAGTTGCAGATTTAGGCTGCGGCAATGGCATTCTCGGGTTATCGTTATTGGCCAATAACGACGACATCGAAGTTGGTTTTTACGACGAATCACATATGGCTATTGCCTCAGCGCGGAAAAATGTCGAACACAACCTTGCCGACAAACTCAACCAGTGCAATTTTGTCGTTGGTGACTGCCTTGGAGACACGCCTGCCAACAGTTTGGATTTGGTGGTTTGCAACCCGCCATTCCATCAACAGCACGCGGTCACAGACCACATTGCTTGGCAAATGTTTAAAGAAAGCCATAAGGCTTTGAAAAAAGGTGGCGAATTAAGGATAATAGGCAACCGCCAGTTAGCTTATCACGTAAAGTTGAAGCGGTTATTTAAACAGTGCCAGACGCTGGCTAGTAATAAAAAATTTGTCATTTTATCAGCGAAAAAGTCATGAAACATAGAATCTTAGCCATTGCCTTCTCCACATTATGTCTTGTCGCATGTGCACAAGAGCCGAGCAGTATCAGCATCAAGCCGGTGGTGTTTCCGCAAACCAATAAAGTATACAACAACACGGTGGCCGAGTTATCGGTTAACGATTTGCGCACCACGGCACACGTTGTTGAGGTGCTATCAGCAAGTCAACCGACCGAATTAATCGCCACTGCTGACTCGCTCAAAGGGGTATTACACCAAGAGTTTAGTAATCAATTGGCGGCTCAAGGCTTAAAGTTGACGAAAAAAGCCCCTGTCAACATTAAGTTTAATGTCGAGCGCGCACGCACCTTCGTTAATCAAGACGTTTTGGATTATCGCGCCAATACCATCATTAAATTATTGGTCAACGTCGAAACCAACAAGCAAGTGATGTCTAAAACCTTTACTCTGCGCGCAACCAGTCGCGGCCCGTTAACGGCAGACTTAGACGATTTACAGAAAAACTTTAACCGTCAGTTGGCCAAACTCATCACCCAAGTGGTTGAAGACGAGCAATTACAGAAATTTATTCAAGGATAAACCATGTTGCGCCTGTTATTGATACTGAGCTGTTTGCTGTTCACCGCGCCATCATGGTCGGCAAAGCAAGCCATCATTGATGGCAACAATTTGTACCCACAAGTAAAACTAGAAACCTCAATGGGGGTTATTATTGTCGAACTCGACCGGGTTAAGGCACCACTGGCGGTGAATAACTTTTTGTGGCATGTGGTCAGTAAAGAGTACGACAACACCTTGTTTCATCGAGTAATCGAAGACTTTGTCGTGCAAGGTGGTGGTTTTGATCGCAACTTTATTCCGCGCAAAGAACCAGAGCCTATTTTTAATGAATCGGGCAACGGTTTAAAGAACAGTTACGGCACCATAGCCATGGCGCGCCAATACGACCCGCACAGTGCAACACGCCAATTCTACTTTAATGTTGGCGATAACGCCGATCTCGATCCGGGACGCAACTGGGGCTACACCGTTTTTGGCATTGTCACCTCTGGCGATGCGGTGCTCAATAAAATGGCTTCAGTCGAAACCGACTTCAATGAACAACAAGGTTGGCCAGATGTCCCGGTAGAGCCACTCATTTTACTCAAAGCAACCTTATTACCGGCGGATTACATCCATCAGGAATAACATTTAAAAGTCTGTAACTAAATAATTTTCTGTGTTATTTTTGATGACCAAATGTAAAACCTGATGGCAATTTACTCGCCCCAATAGGCTTTCTTATCGAGCGTTGATATAAGCCGTAAACCTCAACTACCACGGAAGGCAGTTTAAATTGCGAACACAACAATAATAATAACGCGGAGTATCTGTGTACGTAGAAAGTTTTATTAATGAAAAAATTTCTCAGTTAGTTTATTACCTTAAGGCGCTGCTTAAAAATTCAATTCACTACACCGAAGTAGATACCTTTATTTGGGACTGCTTTGAAGAGTGGGGCCAGCTAAATGTTACTGACGACACCCCCTACTGCGCCAAGGAGCGGGTATTTTGGCATTTAATTCACGAAATAAAATTAGCGTCATTAGGCAATGTGCAAAGTGACATGGCACTGCGCAATGAAATTCAAGTTTGTGTGAATTTTTTAACCGACCAAGGACGTTACCCCGTTCACTGTGTTGGTTGGCGCCCCGTTGCAGAATTTTAATCACCAGCCGCTTTTTTTAACGGCGGCTATCTGTTAGCCTAGCGACATAACAACAACGGTATATTAGGTTCCATTCATGGCCGAGCGCCAAGCCCCAAACACAGCATCTGTCGGTATCATTGATACCATTTTCAATAAACGCATGTTGATCTGTATTTTCACCGGCTTCAGCTCGGGCATGCCTTTGTTTTTTCTCTACCAACTGGTTCCTGGCTGGTTGCGCAATGAAGGGGTTAGCCTCGCCGAAATTGGTTTGTTTTCGTTAATTGGCATTCCCTATGTTTGGAAGTTTGTCTGGTCTCCCGCTATGGACAGATATAGCTTACCGTTTTTAGGACGACGACGCGGCTGGATGCTACTCACGCAAATAGCCTTATTGATATCCATTGCCTCTTTCGCCTACATTGACCCGCAAATGGATATCTGGGCGGTCGCCTATTTGGCCGCTGCCGTGGCGTTCTTTAGCGCTAGCCAAGATATCGTGCTCGATGCGTATCGACGTGAATTGTTGCTCGATCACGAGCTGGGCCTCGGTAATTCACTGCATGTTCAGGCATACCGTTTATCCGGTTTAGTGCCCGGGTCTCTGGGGTTTATTTTGGCCGATCAAATGCCTTGGTCGATGGTATTTATTGTCATTGCCGCCTTTATGCTAATTGGCGTCATTATGACCTTGTCGGTAAAGGAAGCGCATATTAACGGCAACACCCCAAAAACGCTTCATCAGGCAGTTACCTTGCCGTTTAAAGAATTTGTGCAACGTCAAGGCCTGCGTTCCGCCCTACTTATTCTGTGTTTTCTGTTTTTATATAAACTTGGCGATAATATGGCGACGGCGTTACAAACTCCGTTTTTTATTGATCTCGGCTTTTCTAACACCGATATAGGGGTCATTGCGAAAAGCGCATCATTAATTGCGATGACCATCGGCTTGGCATTTGGCGGTATCATCATGATTAAACTGTCGATAAATCGCGCGCTGTGGATTTTCGGTTTTGTGCAAATCATTTCAATATTGGGTTTCGCCGCATTAGCAGAAATCGGCGATAACAACCTTGCTCTGGCACTGGCCATGGGGTTTGAATACCTCGGTGTTGGTTTAGGCACGGCAGCGTTTACCGCCTATATCGCCAAAAATACCAACCCCGCATTTGCCGCAACCCAATTTGCGTTGTTTACTGCACTCACCGCCTTACCGCGTACGTTTGCCAATGCAAGTACCGGATTTATCGTGGAACACGTAGGTTGGACCTCGTTTTTCTTATTGTGTACAGCACTCGCCGTACCCGGTATGCTGATGTTATTGAAAGTGGCACCGTGGCGAGAACAGCCGAGTTCACAATAGTCCTTAACAAGGGTCGATAAATTGTTCTATAGTTAGCAAAACAACAATTACATATTACTAAAATTTTAAGGTTGCTCATGTTGTTACGTTTGTTTTTTATTCTTCCCGTGATTATGTGTTTAATTTGGTGGTGGTACCTTAAATCACATAATTACTCGGTAAAGCAAGGTATGAAAGGGTTTGCCTACATCATAGCGTTTAACTTAATTTTGGTGGGCTTTTTTTCGCTAATGATTCACTTAACCCGCTAACCCTTGGCAATTAGATCGCACCTTTGATTGCAACCGCCTACACTATACTGTACATTGCGCCCGCCGTTGCCCTTATATTGCCGACCAAATTGTCGGTGTTAGCATGACAATGCGCATATCATTAATCGTTCAGCAATCAGAGAGTGACTATGAGTTTTGAAACTCTAGGCTTACGCCCGCAAATATTATCGGCTTTACAAGACAAAGGCTACACCACCCCATCCCCCATTCAACAACAAGCGATACCGGCTGTATTGTCTGGTCGAGATGTGATGGCAGCAGCGCAAACCGGAACAGGTAAAACCGCCGGTTTTACCCTACCCATATTACAGCGCTTAGATAACGACAAAAAAACGCGCCCAAATCACATCCGCGCCTTAATCTTAACCCCGACACGCGAATTAGCGGCTCAGGTAGGCGATAACGTTGCCACCTATTCAAAAAACCTAAACTTGAGCAGTGACATCGTCTTTGGTGGGGTGAAAATTAATCCGCAAATGATGCGCCTGAGAAAAGGCATTGATATCTTGGTCGCAACGCCTGGGCGATTACTCGATTTGTATCAACAAAACGCAGTAAAATTTAATCAAGTTGAAGTACTGGTGCTCGATGAAGCCGACCGCATGCTTGATATGGGCTTTATCAACGACATTAAAAAGATCATTAAGTTACTGCCACAAAAACGCCAAAATTTATTGTTTTCAGCAACCTTTTCCGATGAAATTCGCGAACTGGCACGCGGTTTAGTCAACGATCCTGTTGAGGTTTCTGTAAATCCGGCTAATACCACAGCGAAAACCGTCGAACAAAAGGTGATCACCACCGACAAAAACAAAAAGCCTCGCTTGCTATCGTATTTAATAGGCCATCACAACTGGCAACAGGTACTGGTGTTTACCAAAACCAAGCACGGCGCAAACCGCTTAACTCGCCACTTAGAAGCCGACGGCATCAAAGCGGCCGCTATTCACGGCAATAAAAGCCAAGGCGCGCGAACCAAAGCTCTGGCGCAGTTTAAAGAAGGTCAAATTCGGGTACTAGTAGCCACCGATATCGCCGCCCGCGGTATTGATATCAATGAGTTAGAGCAAGTGGTCAATTTTGAATTACCACATGTCGCCGAAGATTACGTGCATCGCATAGGTCGCACCGGTCGTGCGGGTAAGAGCGGCAACGCCATTTCCTTGGTTTGCTTTGATGAATTTAAATTGCTAGTAGCCATTGAGCGGCTTACCCAAACACTGCTTCCCCGTGAAGAAGTCGCCGGATTTGAAGCGGGAAACCCAGTGCCTAAATCGCATGATATACGCCCGTTTAAAGCGAAAAAACCCAAAAAGCCAAAAGCAGATAAGGCAGAACATCACGACGGGCAACGAAGCGGTGATGTGGCCAGAGGTCACAAACCGACAGGTAAAAACAAGCGACACATTAAAAAAGACAACCCGTCTGGCAAGTCAACCTCTACAAAGGGCACAGGGCCAAGCACTAAACCAAGTGGTCGACGTCGCAACAACCGCAATGTAGCTGGTTAGTATACTCATCGTTACGACGTTAAACCGACGAAACCGCGGATCCAAACAATTAACGACAGCCTCTGCTTACTCAGTGAGACGCTGTCGTTTTTACCGCTACCTTCTGGTAACACACGTCTAACTTGTTATTGCCTTTATAGTCAAAGAAGTCGTCTTGATACAAGCGTCTTTGCGCGAGTTTCTGACGAAAATGTTCGCTACTGGTGTCTTCAATCCATACCTGTTGATGAGGTGCTTGCTGCGAACCTAAATAAGCGCGTTTGATAATCGTTGCCGATCGCAGATCAGCGAAACCTCCTGCGCCGTTATCGCCCAGTGTTATTCTATACAATGTCTGCCAACCGTCGATTACCCGACCGAATACGCTCATATTGCGATCCAAATGGCGCGGTGGCACGCCGAGCATAATGGCAAAGTCCGTTGTCCCAGAATGAATATCCGTACCCCGCGCCAAGTTGATGACACCCGGACAGTGTATCAACCACTGTTTATTCTCCTGTGGTGAACGAGCTACTGCGAAACCGTTAATAAATCCGGTTTGTGGCGCTAGTAAATCACCGTCTTGAACCAAAGTAAATGGTTCATCGATCGGTCGCTCATCGCCTACCTGTTGACCGACATTCGACTTTTGTGCCTCGATCGGGCGAGTCATTTCAGCCCGAATTGCGTTGCTACTGCCAGTTGACTGTTGATAACCTTGATCACCCGCTTGGACAACAAAGTTCTCTATCACGCGATAAAACGGTAAGCCGTCATAAAAGCCCCGGCGAACAAGCTGTTGTATATGAGCAACATGGCGCGGGGCAAAAAACTCGGCGAGTTCAATCGTGATCAAGCCATGTTCAGTTTCAATGTACAGTAGATTTTGTTGGTCAACCAAACGCCAAGTAGGTTGTTGACCGTGTACATTGAAGCTCAACCATATTAATAACACCGCCAATGCTCTCAATATGATCACTGCGTATCTCCATTATTCATTGTGCTGTAAAAAAAACTGAGTCCGACATCGGTTAAGCTTTTAGCCCCTCGACCTTGTTCAGCCAATAAAAAAGCCACATCATCAATTCGCTTATGTGGCTCTCACTCATCAACTAGTAACCATTTTTTAATTTGACTAGCCAACTAACGCCAATAAAACACCGGCGGCAACCGCAGAGCCTAAAACCCCAGCAACATTTGGCCCCATCGCGTGCATTAACAAGAAGTTATGGGCATTTGATTCAAGCCCTACTTTGTTTACCACCCTCGCAGCCATCGGCACCGCTGACACCCCTGCAGCGCCAACCAATGGATTGATAGGTTCGCTCGATAGCTTGCTCATTAGTTTAGCCATTAACACCCCTGCAGCCGTACCGATTGAAAACGCAACAGCACCTAATGCCAGTATACCGAGTGTCTCAACGTTGAGAAATGATTCTGCACTTAACTTCGAGCCAACCCCTAAGCCTAAGAATATCGTTACGATATTGATCAGTTCGTTTTGCGCTGTCGCACTTAATCGATCGACCACACCACATTCGCGCATGAGGTTGCCTAAGCAGAACATACCAACCAACGGCGTTGCCGCCGGCAAGAAAAAGATGGTCAACATCAACACCGCTAATGGAAATAGAATTTTCTCTAGCTTGGTTACATGACGCAGCTGTTTCATTTCGATTCTGCGCTCTTTTTCACTGGTTAGTGCCTTCATGATCGGCGGCTGAATAATCGGTACTAATGCCATATACGAATATGCGGCAACGGCGATGGCGCCCAGTAATTCAGGTGCTAGCTGCGACGCTAAAAAGATCGCCGTCGGCCCATCTGCACCACCAATAATGGCAATGGCTGAGGCGTCTTGCAGAGTAAAATTAAAACCCGGTAGTGCGTTTAATGCGATGGCGCCAAATAAGGTAGCAAAAATACCAAATTGTGCCGCTGCACCAAGCAATAACATACGCGGATTGGCAATTAGCGCACCAAAGTCGGTCATCGCACCGACGCCCATAAAAATTAATAATGGAAAGATGCCGGTGTCGATACCAACGTAGTAGATGTAGTGCAACACGCCACCCGCTTGGCTAAACCCTGCGACCGGTATATTGGTTAAAATGGCGCCAAATCCGATAGGTAACAGCAATAGTGGTTCAAATTTTTTGGCAATTGCCAAATAAAGTAATCCCAAACCGACTAACATCATCACCACCTGGCCAACCTCAAAGTTAGCCAGCCCCGTGGACTGCCAAAGGACATTTAATGAATCCATAACAGCCCCTTACAGTGAAAACAACGGTTCGCCGACGGTGACGCTATCACCTTCATTTACGTGAATAGCCGACACCTGTCCTGAGGCATTCGCGCGAATTTCAGTTTCCATTTTCATCGCTTCCATAATCATTACCACATCGCCTTCTGTGACTTGATCACCGACCTTGACCAGCACCTTAAATACGTTGCCTGCTAGCGGAGCATCTATGGTTACAGAGGCAGTGGGTGATGGGGATAACTGCGCGTGGTTACCAGTTGTTTTGCTCTCATCTCGGGCCACCTCGATACTGTCAATGCTACCTCCCGGTGCAACCACCACGTCATAGACGCGCCCATCAACTTGCACTGCGTAACTCTCAGGTTTTGCAACGTCAACTCCAGTATCGCCGCCAGTATCAGTAACACTGACATCGCTTGCACTCGGAGCTGGTTCAAACGCATCCGGATTATTGCGGTTTTGTAAAAACTTGAGACCTATTT harbors:
- a CDS encoding methyltransferase yields the protein MLSPFIVDDKPLHLERYPLAQVNRSLQAWDAADEYIISYLSEQNLLQQPLSIVIFNDQFGALTTSLYQHKIQAVNDSFISQQGITYNLEQNGLVQSTIRLLSSVDSIDRPVDLILLKIPKTNSYLEYQLQQIQRIASPKTKVISAARAKDIHSSTLKLFEQHLGPTTTSLAVKKARLVFSSIEPSRKQDTSHNKVWQLDGTSMMINNLANVFSRDRVDIGGAFLLQHLDAVPAGSKVADLGCGNGILGLSLLANNDDIEVGFYDESHMAIASARKNVEHNLADKLNQCNFVVGDCLGDTPANSLDLVVCNPPFHQQHAVTDHIAWQMFKESHKALKKGGELRIIGNRQLAYHVKLKRLFKQCQTLASNKKFVILSAKKS
- a CDS encoding peptidylprolyl isomerase, whose product is MLLILSCLLFTAPSWSAKQAIIDGNNLYPQVKLETSMGVIIVELDRVKAPLAVNNFLWHVVSKEYDNTLFHRVIEDFVVQGGGFDRNFIPRKEPEPIFNESGNGLKNSYGTIAMARQYDPHSATRQFYFNVGDNADLDPGRNWGYTVFGIVTSGDAVLNKMASVETDFNEQQGWPDVPVEPLILLKATLLPADYIHQE
- a CDS encoding YajG family lipoprotein codes for the protein MKHRILAIAFSTLCLVACAQEPSSISIKPVVFPQTNKVYNNTVAELSVNDLRTTAHVVEVLSASQPTELIATADSLKGVLHQEFSNQLAAQGLKLTKKAPVNIKFNVERARTFVNQDVLDYRANTIIKLLVNVETNKQVMSKTFTLRATSRGPLTADLDDLQKNFNRQLAKLITQVVEDEQLQKFIQG
- a CDS encoding AmpG family muropeptide MFS transporter; protein product: MAERQAPNTASVGIIDTIFNKRMLICIFTGFSSGMPLFFLYQLVPGWLRNEGVSLAEIGLFSLIGIPYVWKFVWSPAMDRYSLPFLGRRRGWMLLTQIALLISIASFAYIDPQMDIWAVAYLAAAVAFFSASQDIVLDAYRRELLLDHELGLGNSLHVQAYRLSGLVPGSLGFILADQMPWSMVFIVIAAFMLIGVIMTLSVKEAHINGNTPKTLHQAVTLPFKEFVQRQGLRSALLILCFLFLYKLGDNMATALQTPFFIDLGFSNTDIGVIAKSASLIAMTIGLAFGGIIMIKLSINRALWIFGFVQIISILGFAALAEIGDNNLALALAMGFEYLGVGLGTAAFTAYIAKNTNPAFAATQFALFTALTALPRTFANASTGFIVEHVGWTSFFLLCTALAVPGMLMLLKVAPWREQPSSQ
- a CDS encoding alpha-ketoglutarate-dependent dioxygenase AlkB, producing MSALSQTSDHLTIDSEQKLVSIEPDLSDRLALIDGQLIYYPNFLHRLAPHLFTALEEQLSWHQGQIKLFGKMVTIPRLQAWYGDADAVYRYSQVALQPQPWHWLLSGLKYHCQQVANQRFNSVLANFYRHQQDSMGWHSDNEKELGQQPVIASLSFGCERSFCLRHNITGEKHQLALKSGSLLIMRGALQQQWQHAVPKSRRPMSGRINLTFRFIDAKLTK
- a CDS encoding DEAD/DEAH box helicase, producing the protein MSFETLGLRPQILSALQDKGYTTPSPIQQQAIPAVLSGRDVMAAAQTGTGKTAGFTLPILQRLDNDKKTRPNHIRALILTPTRELAAQVGDNVATYSKNLNLSSDIVFGGVKINPQMMRLRKGIDILVATPGRLLDLYQQNAVKFNQVEVLVLDEADRMLDMGFINDIKKIIKLLPQKRQNLLFSATFSDEIRELARGLVNDPVEVSVNPANTTAKTVEQKVITTDKNKKPRLLSYLIGHHNWQQVLVFTKTKHGANRLTRHLEADGIKAAAIHGNKSQGARTKALAQFKEGQIRVLVATDIAARGIDINELEQVVNFELPHVAEDYVHRIGRTGRAGKSGNAISLVCFDEFKLLVAIERLTQTLLPREEVAGFEAGNPVPKSHDIRPFKAKKPKKPKADKAEHHDGQRSGDVARGHKPTGKNKRHIKKDNPSGKSTSTKGTGPSTKPSGRRRNNRNVAG
- the bolA gene encoding transcriptional regulator BolA, whose translation is MSVQSIIETKLQQYFQPHHLQVINESSMHNVPAGSESHFKVIIVSDKFDGQRLLARHRQVNEVLSDELAHAIHALAMHTYTLEQWQNMAATAVPNSPDCLGGSKR
- a CDS encoding sodium ion-translocating decarboxylase subunit beta → MDSLNVLWQSTGLANFEVGQVVMMLVGLGLLYLAIAKKFEPLLLLPIGFGAILTNIPVAGFSQAGGVLHYIYYVGIDTGIFPLLIFMGVGAMTDFGALIANPRMLLLGAAAQFGIFATLFGAIALNALPGFNFTLQDASAIAIIGGADGPTAIFLASQLAPELLGAIAVAAYSYMALVPIIQPPIMKALTSEKERRIEMKQLRHVTKLEKILFPLAVLMLTIFFLPAATPLVGMFCLGNLMRECGVVDRLSATAQNELINIVTIFLGLGVGSKLSAESFLNVETLGILALGAVAFSIGTAAGVLMAKLMSKLSSEPINPLVGAAGVSAVPMAARVVNKVGLESNAHNFLLMHAMGPNVAGVLGSAVAAGVLLALVG
- a CDS encoding TRAP transporter small permease subunit; this encodes MKLDVLARAVAIADRCSEITGRGVAWLTLFVVLVSFAIVMLRYGFSIGSIALQELVLYAHGCVFMLGAAFTLKHNEHVRVDIFYQRFSVRGKAWVNLLGTVFLLMPVCLFIFYVSLDYVLLSWQLLESSKEPGGLAAVYLNKTLIWLLVITLFVQGLAEIGRNIIVLAQSKQHQQGEAS
- a CDS encoding peptidylprolyl isomerase — encoded protein: MIILRALAVLLIWLSFNVHGQQPTWRLVDQQNLLYIETEHGLITIELAEFFAPRHVAHIQQLVRRGFYDGLPFYRVIENFVVQAGDQGYQQSTGSSNAIRAEMTRPIEAQKSNVGQQVGDERPIDEPFTLVQDGDLLAPQTGFINGFAVARSPQENKQWLIHCPGVINLARGTDIHSGTTDFAIMLGVPPRHLDRNMSVFGRVIDGWQTLYRITLGDNGAGGFADLRSATIIKRAYLGSQQAPHQQVWIEDTSSEHFRQKLAQRRLYQDDFFDYKGNNKLDVCYQKVAVKTTASH